A region of Streptomyces sp. WMMC500 DNA encodes the following proteins:
- a CDS encoding S8 family peptidase, with translation MHEMRLTPTPLRRAATVLTALGLAAGLQLAAGTGANSAPAEGSAPAEGDLRLAPAATALDGQWIVVLKNGEVAKSETRSVARDLAGTADVSPEHVYRTALRGFSAEMSKAEAAELARDPRVAYVEQDAVVRTMETQNNATWGLDRIDQRDLPLSTTYTYDTTAADVTAYIIDTGIRTTHDEFDGRASVGTDTVGGGQNGQDCNGHGTHVAGTVGGSTYGVAKEAKLVAVRVLNCSGSGSTAGVVAGIDWVTANASGPSVANMSLGGGASTTLDDAVERSVASGVTYAIAAGNGNIFGQPQNACNYSPARVPEAITVGATDNTDRRASWSNFGTCLDLFAPGVSITSGWYTNDTATNTISGTSMATPHTAGVAALYLQGNPSATPAQVGQAIVDNTTPNKVQDPRTGSPNRLLYSLF, from the coding sequence GTGCACGAGATGAGACTCACCCCCACACCCCTGCGCCGTGCGGCCACCGTGCTGACGGCGCTCGGCCTTGCCGCCGGCCTCCAACTGGCCGCCGGCACCGGCGCGAACAGCGCCCCCGCCGAGGGCAGCGCCCCCGCCGAAGGCGATCTACGGCTCGCCCCGGCCGCGACGGCCCTCGACGGCCAGTGGATCGTCGTGCTGAAGAACGGCGAGGTAGCCAAGTCCGAGACCCGCTCCGTGGCGCGCGACCTCGCCGGCACCGCGGACGTCAGCCCCGAGCACGTCTACCGCACCGCGCTGCGCGGCTTCTCCGCCGAGATGAGCAAGGCCGAGGCGGCCGAGCTGGCCCGCGACCCGCGGGTGGCGTACGTCGAGCAGGACGCCGTCGTACGGACCATGGAGACCCAGAACAACGCCACCTGGGGCCTGGACCGCATCGACCAGCGCGACCTGCCGCTGAGCACCACGTACACGTACGACACCACCGCGGCCGACGTCACCGCCTACATCATCGACACCGGCATCCGCACCACGCACGACGAGTTCGACGGGCGCGCCTCGGTCGGCACCGACACCGTCGGCGGCGGCCAGAACGGGCAGGACTGCAACGGCCACGGCACCCACGTCGCGGGCACCGTCGGCGGCAGCACGTACGGCGTGGCCAAGGAGGCGAAGCTCGTCGCCGTACGCGTCCTGAACTGCAGCGGCTCCGGCAGCACCGCCGGCGTCGTCGCAGGCATCGACTGGGTGACCGCCAACGCCTCCGGCCCGTCCGTGGCCAACATGAGCCTGGGCGGCGGCGCCAGCACCACGCTTGACGACGCCGTCGAGCGGTCCGTCGCCTCCGGCGTGACGTACGCCATCGCGGCCGGCAACGGCAACATCTTCGGGCAGCCGCAGAACGCCTGCAACTACTCGCCGGCCCGGGTGCCCGAGGCGATCACGGTGGGCGCCACGGACAACACCGACCGGCGCGCGTCCTGGTCCAACTTCGGCACCTGCCTCGACCTGTTCGCGCCGGGCGTGAGCATCACCTCCGGCTGGTACACCAACGACACCGCCACGAACACCATCTCCGGCACCTCGATGGCCACCCCGCACACCGCGGGCGTCGCCGCGCTGTACCTCCAGGGCAACCCCTCGGCCACGCCGGCGCAGGTCGGCCAGGCCATCGTGGACAACACCACGCCGAACAAGGTGCAGGACCCGCGCACCGGCTCGCCGAACCGGCTGCTGTACTCGCTCTTCTGA
- a CDS encoding LysR family transcriptional regulator encodes MRIQQLEYVAAVTRFGSLRRAAESLHLSQPALSETVRNLERELGVDLLDRRRSGARISDAGRELLPHIAAVLDAVDRLRGAADEQHRAGRSVRLGTGGAVAASVLAPAVREFRAGHPLTGVEIVAAAPDALHRGLLEGGLDLGLVVRLAGDDPHPDLHDTDLLRGRPVVCLSPASPLAELDEIGAVELLAEPLVGVRSGCLVHRLLHRLGAARPPLPAYAADTSDAAKYLVAEGLGVTVLPDFGVVGDPLERHGAVTWRPLAGAAVPAVHLVLRRSRTRAVPPAARALHDALAAGTAAAGTVST; translated from the coding sequence GTGCGCATACAGCAACTGGAGTACGTGGCCGCGGTGACCCGGTTCGGTTCCCTGCGGCGCGCCGCGGAATCGCTGCACCTGTCGCAGCCGGCGCTCAGCGAGACCGTACGGAATCTGGAGCGCGAGCTCGGCGTCGATCTGCTGGACCGGCGGCGGTCCGGGGCGCGGATCAGCGACGCGGGCCGGGAGCTGCTGCCGCACATCGCCGCCGTGCTCGACGCCGTGGACCGGCTGCGGGGGGCCGCCGACGAGCAGCACCGGGCCGGCCGGTCGGTCCGGCTCGGCACCGGGGGCGCGGTCGCCGCGTCGGTGCTGGCCCCGGCCGTACGGGAGTTCCGCGCGGGTCATCCCCTGACCGGGGTGGAGATCGTCGCCGCGGCACCGGACGCCCTGCACCGCGGGCTCCTCGAAGGCGGGCTCGACCTCGGCCTCGTCGTCCGGCTCGCGGGCGACGACCCCCACCCCGACCTGCACGACACCGACCTGCTGCGCGGCCGTCCCGTGGTGTGCCTGAGCCCCGCGAGCCCGCTGGCCGAGCTGGACGAGATCGGCGCCGTGGAGCTGCTCGCCGAGCCGCTGGTCGGGGTGCGCTCCGGGTGCCTCGTCCACCGCCTGCTGCACCGCCTCGGCGCCGCCCGCCCGCCGCTGCCGGCGTACGCGGCCGACACGTCCGACGCGGCGAAGTACCTGGTCGCCGAGGGGCTGGGGGTGACGGTGCTGCCGGACTTCGGGGTCGTCGGCGATCCGCTGGAGCGGCACGGCGCGGTCACCTGGCGCCCCCTCGCGGGCGCCGCGGTCCCCGCCGTGCACCTGGTGCTCCGGCGCAGCCGCACCCGTGCCGTCCCGCCCGCCGCCCGCGCGCTGCACGACGCCCTCGCGGCAGGCACCGCGGCGGCCGGGACCGTCTCGACCTGA
- a CDS encoding LLM class flavin-dependent oxidoreductase, with amino-acid sequence MAAADVTAPDAQDGIRGRVEGSAPVPLSVLDLATVGAGYTAGDALRTGVALARLAEARGFHRYWVAEHHSMPGVASSSPAVILAHLAAHTTAIRLGSGGVMLPNHAPLVVAEQFGTLEALAPGRVDLGLGRAPGTDGATAAALRRTERLHEGAEEFPQQLAELIRFLDDDFPDGHPYRRIHAVPGPVQGTAAGGVQSLHRPPVWLLGSSMFSARLAAELGLPFAFAHHFAGQHTGPALELYREAFQPSAVLSAPYALIGVSVLAAEDGREARRQVAAGALSMLRLRTGRPGLVPSPEEAEAYEFSPLEREFADSWIANVVHGTPDEVCTGLGDLQKRTGADELMLTTNVHGPEARLRSYELIADAYGMPAGAAAQG; translated from the coding sequence GTGGCGGCAGCGGACGTGACGGCACCCGACGCGCAGGACGGGATACGGGGGCGGGTGGAGGGCTCCGCGCCCGTGCCGCTGTCCGTGCTGGACCTGGCCACCGTGGGCGCCGGCTACACGGCGGGCGACGCGCTGCGCACCGGGGTCGCGCTGGCCCGGCTCGCCGAGGCGCGCGGCTTCCACCGCTACTGGGTCGCCGAACACCACTCGATGCCCGGCGTCGCCTCCTCCTCGCCCGCCGTGATCCTGGCGCACCTGGCCGCGCACACGACGGCCATCCGGCTCGGCTCCGGCGGCGTGATGCTGCCCAACCACGCGCCGCTCGTCGTCGCCGAGCAGTTCGGCACGCTGGAGGCGCTGGCCCCGGGCCGCGTCGACCTGGGCCTGGGCCGGGCGCCCGGCACGGACGGCGCGACCGCGGCGGCACTGCGCCGCACGGAGCGGCTGCACGAGGGCGCCGAGGAGTTCCCGCAGCAGTTGGCGGAGCTGATCCGGTTCCTCGACGACGACTTCCCCGACGGCCATCCGTACCGCAGGATCCACGCCGTGCCGGGGCCGGTGCAGGGCACGGCGGCCGGCGGGGTGCAGTCCCTGCACCGGCCGCCGGTGTGGCTGCTGGGCTCGTCGATGTTCAGCGCCCGGCTCGCCGCGGAGCTGGGGCTGCCGTTCGCGTTCGCCCACCACTTCGCCGGGCAGCACACCGGGCCCGCGCTGGAGCTGTACCGGGAGGCGTTCCAGCCGTCGGCGGTGCTCTCCGCCCCGTACGCCCTGATCGGCGTCTCGGTGCTGGCCGCGGAGGACGGGCGGGAGGCGCGGCGGCAGGTGGCCGCGGGGGCGCTCAGCATGCTGCGGCTGCGCACCGGCAGGCCCGGTCTCGTGCCCTCGCCGGAGGAGGCGGAGGCGTACGAGTTCAGCCCGCTGGAGCGGGAGTTCGCCGACTCCTGGATCGCCAACGTGGTGCACGGCACCCCGGACGAGGTCTGCACCGGCCTGGGCGATCTGCAGAAGCGCACGGGGGCCGACGAGCTGATGCTCACCACGAACGTGCACGGGCCCGAGGCGCGGCTGCGCTCGTACGAGCTGATCGCCGACGCGTACGGCATGCCGGCCGGCGCGGCGGCGCAGGGGTAG
- a CDS encoding MauE/DoxX family redox-associated membrane protein, protein MIALLVGGVLGWTGSTKLFGRNTPVQASGTVLERKLGGLPRATVALRAVGAAELLVALALVALPVPLVTGALAALAGAGFAAYLGYAKATAPDSSCGCTARDKAPIGVRAFARAGFVLAGGAVVLADGAGGLPAPAGGPWWEALRDGPGAALGLLAAGTALAWLLFGDPDRAVRLPLRRLRLRLFGHPLHGGPGPGGDPEAVPVEGSVELLERSLAWQTVTHVVRSGLREHWDDDGWRFLRYTGLHDTGRDGAEGAGRPVSVVFAMDAKADLDSPRPPAIRVGVVDEETGERVDVTAGRERPGALLGEGV, encoded by the coding sequence ATGATCGCACTGCTGGTCGGCGGCGTGCTCGGCTGGACCGGGAGCACCAAGCTGTTCGGACGCAACACCCCGGTCCAGGCATCGGGCACCGTGCTGGAGCGCAAGCTCGGCGGGCTGCCGCGCGCCACGGTCGCGCTGCGCGCGGTCGGGGCGGCGGAACTGCTCGTCGCGCTCGCGCTGGTGGCCCTGCCGGTGCCGCTGGTCACCGGGGCGCTCGCGGCGCTCGCCGGCGCGGGCTTCGCGGCGTACCTCGGCTACGCCAAGGCCACCGCGCCCGACTCGTCCTGCGGCTGCACCGCGCGGGACAAGGCGCCCATCGGCGTACGGGCCTTCGCCAGGGCCGGGTTCGTCCTGGCCGGCGGAGCGGTCGTGCTGGCCGACGGCGCGGGCGGTCTGCCGGCACCGGCCGGCGGGCCCTGGTGGGAGGCGCTGCGGGACGGGCCGGGCGCCGCGCTCGGCCTGCTGGCCGCCGGCACGGCGCTGGCCTGGCTGCTCTTCGGCGACCCCGACCGGGCCGTCCGGCTGCCGCTGCGCCGGCTGCGGCTGCGGCTCTTCGGGCACCCGCTGCACGGCGGTCCCGGTCCCGGCGGCGACCCCGAGGCGGTGCCCGTCGAGGGCTCCGTCGAACTGCTGGAACGCTCGCTCGCCTGGCAGACGGTGACCCACGTCGTCCGCTCCGGGCTGCGCGAGCACTGGGACGACGACGGCTGGCGCTTCCTGCGCTACACCGGCCTGCACGACACCGGCCGGGACGGCGCCGAGGGCGCCGGCCGGCCGGTGTCCGTGGTCTTCGCGATGGACGCGAAGGCGGATCTCGACAGCCCGCGACCGCCGGCGATCCGCGTCGGCGTCGTCGACGAGGAGACGGGCGAGCGCGTCGACGTCACCGCCGGCCGGGAGCGTCCCGGCGCGCTGCTCGGCGAAGGCGTCTGA
- a CDS encoding cell wall protein — protein sequence MNHATGSTFDRRRFLSASALGGATVVGATALGAVDPDAAFAAPTPPLDPAVAATSFAEGLITGIEGGTLLHVAGSHGERHRIQLTNATSIWKLHPTTADDVETGDGLYARGLEMPDGTIAADAVWVNIVNLDVTVRGIGKDRLQLGYHGGELIGRIVPGRSTASYAGAALTDDLSGVRMGQHALVLGAWRPNDGAIDIARITVGH from the coding sequence ATGAACCACGCAACGGGCTCGACGTTCGACCGGCGGCGCTTCCTGTCCGCCAGCGCACTCGGCGGCGCCACCGTCGTCGGCGCCACGGCGCTCGGCGCCGTGGACCCCGACGCCGCGTTCGCGGCGCCCACCCCGCCGCTCGACCCGGCGGTCGCCGCGACCTCGTTCGCCGAGGGCCTGATCACCGGCATCGAGGGCGGCACCCTGCTGCACGTCGCCGGCTCGCACGGCGAACGGCACCGCATCCAGCTCACCAACGCCACCAGCATCTGGAAGCTCCACCCCACCACCGCCGACGACGTCGAGACCGGCGACGGCCTCTACGCCCGCGGCCTGGAGATGCCCGACGGCACCATCGCCGCCGACGCGGTCTGGGTGAACATCGTCAACCTCGACGTCACCGTCCGGGGCATCGGCAAGGACCGGCTCCAGCTCGGGTACCACGGCGGCGAGCTGATCGGCCGCATCGTCCCGGGCCGCTCCACCGCCTCCTACGCGGGCGCCGCGCTCACCGACGACCTGTCGGGGGTGCGGATGGGGCAGCATGCGCTGGTGCTCGGCGCCTGGCGCCCCAACGACGGGGCGATCGACATCGCCAGGATCACGGTCGGGCACTGA